Proteins co-encoded in one Bremerella sp. TYQ1 genomic window:
- a CDS encoding ABC transporter permease has protein sequence MNILNRKLLRDLVAARGLLIAIISIMMLGSALLIGMQSTFYNMRAAKDRYYRQCRMADFWIDLKKAPLAELEVLNHLSGIRNWRQRIQFPVTVDLDQRMRPLNGTVISMPDRKQPVTNDIVMIRGDYFSDRGEAEVIVNDKFAEANRLHPGQKLHLLLNNRREEFLIVGTAISAEFTYLIGPGSLTPDPENFGVFYLPRKQMEELFDFEGAANQVVGHFAPDVENEREAILDLAERKLESSGFISATLLKDFTSNYFVSNEINQLSNMSSFLPTMFLVVAALILNVLMTRLAKQQRTTVGTLKALGYGDATIFVHFLKFGGAVGLIAGILASGLGTLVTLGMLSQYQQFFQFPDLRNNFYPQTHMIGWSVSIVCAMLGSVYGARQMLLLRPAEAMRPEPPAQGGRVLLERFTLLWNQLSPGWRVTLRSMIRHRTRTAIALFAATVGAGILVSGLMMMEATEYFIRDEFELRNRSDIDLTFKDALDRQAWYDLSHLPGVDRAEPLFSVACDFVNGPYQRQGSIQGILNNAQLTVPTDSENRRITIPAVGLVMERRLADHLHLSVGDLVEVRPKSGRRDPLQVPLAKISESQFGLNVYADLEYLCRIRDESFAMSGAQLKINQTEESQRQLYRTLKQMPAMEAINSRLELIKNMRETIIQNQNVAIGMIVVFAGTIFFGNVLNASLVNLSERQREVATMGAMGYTRWEVGLLFLRESLVLNLIGALLGLPVGYVLIQLMTKMIDQDLVRFPIVTAPWIYLSAFITALTFTLLAHAVVQWRIHQMNWLESLKVRE, from the coding sequence GTGAACATCCTCAACCGCAAGCTGCTGCGAGACCTGGTTGCGGCTCGTGGTTTGTTGATCGCGATCATCAGCATCATGATGCTTGGATCGGCGTTGCTGATCGGTATGCAGTCGACGTTTTACAACATGCGCGCCGCCAAGGATCGGTACTATCGCCAATGCCGCATGGCCGACTTTTGGATCGACTTGAAGAAAGCCCCGCTCGCCGAACTGGAAGTGCTGAACCATCTCTCCGGCATTCGCAACTGGCGGCAACGCATTCAGTTTCCCGTGACGGTCGATCTCGATCAGCGGATGCGTCCTCTTAACGGCACCGTCATCTCGATGCCGGATCGAAAGCAACCGGTCACCAACGACATTGTAATGATTCGTGGCGATTACTTTTCCGATCGTGGCGAAGCCGAAGTGATCGTCAACGACAAATTTGCTGAAGCGAATCGTCTTCATCCTGGCCAAAAACTCCATCTGCTGCTGAACAATCGACGCGAAGAATTCCTGATCGTCGGCACGGCGATCAGTGCGGAGTTTACCTACTTGATTGGCCCTGGCAGTTTAACGCCTGACCCGGAAAACTTCGGCGTGTTTTATTTGCCGCGGAAGCAAATGGAAGAGCTGTTCGATTTTGAAGGTGCCGCCAATCAAGTCGTTGGGCACTTCGCTCCAGATGTCGAAAACGAACGAGAAGCGATTCTCGATCTGGCCGAACGAAAGCTGGAATCGTCAGGCTTCATCTCGGCAACGCTACTGAAAGACTTCACGTCAAACTACTTCGTCAGCAACGAGATCAACCAGCTGAGTAACATGTCGAGCTTTCTGCCGACGATGTTTTTGGTGGTTGCAGCGTTGATCTTAAACGTACTGATGACACGGCTCGCCAAGCAGCAGCGAACCACGGTCGGAACCCTTAAAGCACTTGGCTATGGCGATGCCACCATCTTTGTTCACTTCCTGAAATTCGGAGGCGCGGTTGGACTGATCGCCGGCATCTTAGCAAGTGGTTTGGGAACGTTGGTCACGCTAGGAATGCTATCGCAGTATCAACAGTTCTTTCAGTTCCCAGATTTGAGAAACAACTTCTATCCGCAAACCCATATGATTGGCTGGAGCGTCAGTATCGTTTGTGCGATGCTCGGCAGTGTTTACGGGGCCCGGCAAATGCTGCTCTTGCGGCCAGCGGAAGCAATGCGTCCAGAGCCGCCAGCCCAAGGTGGTCGCGTCTTGCTGGAACGATTCACGCTGCTGTGGAACCAGCTTTCTCCTGGCTGGCGGGTCACGCTGCGTTCGATGATTCGGCACCGCACGCGTACCGCCATCGCACTGTTCGCAGCAACCGTCGGCGCTGGAATCTTAGTGAGCGGGCTGATGATGATGGAAGCGACCGAGTACTTCATACGGGACGAGTTCGAACTGCGAAACCGCAGCGATATTGATTTAACGTTTAAGGACGCGCTCGATCGTCAGGCCTGGTACGATCTTTCGCATCTCCCCGGCGTGGATCGCGCGGAGCCACTTTTCAGCGTGGCTTGCGACTTCGTCAATGGACCGTATCAGCGGCAAGGATCGATTCAAGGAATCCTCAACAACGCGCAGCTAACAGTGCCAACCGACAGCGAAAACCGCCGCATCACGATCCCTGCGGTCGGCTTGGTGATGGAACGTCGTCTTGCTGATCATTTGCATTTGAGCGTGGGAGATCTAGTCGAAGTTCGTCCCAAGAGTGGTCGCCGCGATCCGCTGCAAGTTCCGCTCGCAAAAATCAGCGAAAGCCAGTTTGGCCTGAACGTCTATGCTGACTTAGAGTACTTGTGCCGCATCCGTGACGAGTCCTTCGCCATGAGCGGTGCTCAGTTAAAGATCAATCAAACGGAAGAATCGCAGCGACAACTCTATCGCACGCTCAAACAGATGCCGGCGATGGAAGCGATCAACTCGCGGTTAGAACTGATCAAGAACATGCGTGAGACGATCATCCAAAACCAAAACGTTGCGATTGGAATGATTGTTGTCTTCGCAGGAACGATCTTCTTCGGCAACGTGTTAAATGCGTCGCTCGTGAATCTTTCCGAGCGACAACGCGAAGTCGCCACGATGGGTGCGATGGGTTATACGCGGTGGGAAGTGGGACTGCTTTTCCTGCGTGAAAGCCTGGTGTTGAATTTGATTGGAGCATTGCTTGGCTTGCCGGTCGGCTACGTGCTGATTCAATTGATGACCAAGATGATCGATCAAGACCTGGTTCGCTTTCCGATCGTAACCGCTCCGTGGATTTACCTCAGCGCGTTTATCACGGCGCTGACATTTACGCTGCTGGCCCATGCTGTCGTGCAATGGCGCATCCATCAGATGAACTGGCTCGAATCGCTCAAAGTTCGCGAATAA
- a CDS encoding DUF3307 domain-containing protein, translating into MPYIMLIHWIADFLCQSRWMAENKSKSLAALSAHVGVYLAVLGVASIPMLGLVPSLKFVLLNGVLHFVVDFCTSRATSYFYQKQNTYAFFATVGFDQYLHFLCLWWTLDWIRLAAD; encoded by the coding sequence ATGCCGTACATCATGCTGATCCACTGGATCGCCGACTTTCTGTGTCAAAGCCGGTGGATGGCCGAAAACAAAAGTAAAAGCCTGGCCGCATTGTCGGCCCATGTTGGTGTTTACCTGGCAGTGCTGGGAGTGGCGAGCATTCCGATGCTGGGCCTGGTACCGAGCCTGAAGTTTGTCCTACTTAACGGCGTGCTGCACTTCGTCGTCGACTTCTGCACCAGCCGGGCGACGTCGTACTTCTATCAAAAGCAAAACACGTACGCATTCTTCGCCACCGTTGGATTCGACCAATATCTGCACTTCTTGTGCTTGTGGTGGACGCTGGATTGGATTCGTCTTGCAGCCGATTGA
- a CDS encoding thermonuclease family protein, whose protein sequence is MRFDRIAILALLLALLPTVAVQAQAQPDPPLVDSFRVWKNANEKVLSKSRFAFLDGEHVALWQESGQMMLIPRAQLSAADQAWLTQHPLKILRGKVIFVADGDTIGMLDEDKKQHRIRLEGIDAPESGQAFGTQSRKALNEVIYGKQVLVAYEDEDQYGRILGHVYWDGHWLNHDQLVLGMAWHYRHFNGEQYLAKLHEKAETEKVGLWRDPNRQAPWRFRLDEKRRREAEEAKRPMSSVEPTGFWLNLSSGVRHNAECKHYGKTSRGKYCTADEGKPCGMCGG, encoded by the coding sequence GTGCGTTTTGATCGTATTGCCATCCTGGCGTTGTTGCTGGCATTGCTTCCGACCGTTGCGGTTCAGGCCCAAGCTCAGCCTGATCCGCCGCTGGTCGACTCGTTTCGTGTGTGGAAAAACGCGAACGAAAAAGTTTTGTCAAAATCGCGATTCGCGTTTCTTGATGGCGAACACGTCGCGTTATGGCAGGAAAGCGGGCAAATGATGCTTATTCCGCGGGCACAATTGTCCGCGGCCGACCAAGCCTGGCTAACGCAGCATCCGCTGAAGATCTTACGTGGCAAAGTGATCTTCGTGGCCGATGGCGACACGATCGGCATGCTGGATGAAGACAAAAAGCAGCATCGCATTCGGCTGGAAGGAATCGATGCTCCGGAGAGTGGCCAGGCCTTCGGAACGCAAAGCCGCAAAGCGCTCAACGAAGTAATCTACGGCAAGCAAGTGCTCGTTGCCTATGAAGACGAGGACCAGTACGGAAGAATCTTGGGCCACGTTTATTGGGACGGACATTGGCTGAACCACGACCAACTTGTCTTGGGAATGGCCTGGCATTATCGGCATTTCAACGGCGAGCAGTACCTGGCCAAACTGCATGAGAAAGCGGAGACCGAGAAAGTCGGGCTGTGGCGCGATCCCAATCGACAAGCACCATGGCGATTTCGATTGGACGAGAAGCGTCGTCGCGAGGCAGAAGAAGCGAAGCGGCCGATGTCGTCGGTCGAACCGACCGGGTTCTGGCTGAACCTATCTAGCGGCGTACGACACAACGCCGAGTGCAAACACTACGGCAAAACGAGCCGCGGAAAGTACTGCACGGCGGACGAAGGAAAGCCGTGCGGCATGTGCGGTGGATGA
- a CDS encoding serine hydrolase: protein MHSRLWTLCRVTISLTLLALAIPVVAQDAARNVPVLEAVDEVVAKHVNDDFVSGAVALVAEDGKIVHLSAVGQADIEANKPMTRDTMFAIASMTKPITATALMILVEEGKVDLDDPVSKYIPEFADVTLEGKPLEKPITLRQVLTHTAGMGGDQRVVKSLENQGKILAKRPLHSQPGTKWQYSPGLNVAGRVIEVASGKSYGDFLQEKIFDPLQMKDTTFLPSEKQKSRVATLYAKDKDSGELKPSSSWIGNVKTDPYPNPSAGLYSTAKDLSRFYQMMLNGGFLEDAKILSRDSVKQLTSVQTADDIVTGFTPGNGWGLGYCVVRQPQGVTESLSPGTFGHGGAFGTQSWGDPEKKRVYILLVQRSNIGNSDGSDLRKDFHDAANEALKK, encoded by the coding sequence ATGCACTCACGTCTCTGGACACTTTGCCGCGTCACCATTTCTCTTACGCTGCTGGCACTCGCGATTCCGGTAGTGGCTCAGGATGCGGCCCGGAACGTTCCGGTTCTGGAAGCAGTAGACGAAGTCGTAGCCAAGCATGTCAACGACGACTTCGTTTCCGGGGCGGTTGCGTTGGTGGCGGAAGATGGCAAGATCGTGCATTTGAGTGCGGTCGGCCAGGCCGATATCGAAGCCAATAAGCCGATGACACGTGACACGATGTTCGCGATCGCTTCGATGACCAAGCCGATTACGGCAACCGCATTGATGATTTTGGTCGAAGAAGGGAAAGTCGACTTGGACGATCCGGTTTCTAAATACATTCCCGAATTCGCCGACGTCACGTTGGAAGGAAAGCCACTGGAGAAACCGATCACGCTGCGTCAGGTGCTGACTCATACGGCCGGCATGGGTGGCGATCAACGTGTGGTGAAGTCGTTGGAGAACCAAGGGAAGATTCTTGCCAAGCGTCCGTTGCACAGCCAGCCAGGCACCAAGTGGCAATACAGTCCAGGCCTGAACGTTGCCGGTCGCGTGATTGAAGTCGCCTCAGGCAAATCGTATGGCGACTTCCTGCAAGAGAAGATCTTCGATCCGCTGCAAATGAAGGACACGACCTTCCTGCCAAGCGAGAAGCAGAAGAGCCGTGTCGCGACGTTGTACGCGAAAGACAAAGACAGTGGTGAGCTCAAGCCAAGCAGCAGTTGGATTGGCAACGTCAAGACCGACCCTTACCCGAATCCGAGTGCGGGGCTGTATTCAACCGCCAAAGATCTGTCGCGGTTCTACCAAATGATGCTCAATGGTGGGTTTCTCGAGGACGCGAAGATCTTATCGCGTGACTCGGTCAAGCAACTGACGTCGGTTCAAACAGCCGACGACATCGTCACCGGATTCACGCCTGGCAACGGCTGGGGGCTCGGCTACTGCGTGGTTCGCCAACCGCAAGGAGTGACCGAATCGTTGAGTCCTGGGACGTTTGGCCATGGTGGCGCTTTTGGTACTCAAAGCTGGGGCGATCCGGAAAAGAAACGTGTCTATATCTTATTGGTGCAACGCTCGAACATCGGCAACAGCGACGGCAGCGACCTACGGAAAGACTTCCATGACGCCGCGAACGAAGCGTTGAAGAAGTAA
- a CDS encoding thioredoxin domain-containing protein yields the protein MKYFALSAPILVIIAAHFASAEEGTKKNRLHLEPSAYLQMHAENPVDWFPWGDEALNKAKEENKPIFLSIGYASCHWCHVMEKESFSDPEIAAYLNKHFVCIKVDREERPDIDAVYMLATQIMANNGGWPLNVFLTPDGKPFIGTTYLPAEDREVPLADGQAVGVQPGFMTLAKRVALVWNEQPQQLTEVGDNVTRALKQVLGRPLLPPELADADSIFRTFDRTLEQEFDPRFGGFEFEEGNDHLPKFPQPSYLVYLLKRSDAGHATAGNMLQLTLEKMAHGGIYDQVGGGFHRYSTDRHWKIPHFEKMLYDNAQLLPIYAAASKSLDQPQFADVARGIADFILAEMTGPEGQFYSAMDADSDGEEGAYYRFSPEELQEKLSADQLRLAEQAFGMTGQPNFEEAYYVPQFHGAPEADKLAELKTSLLAIRNQRTKPFLDKKVITSWNGLMIRGLADAGRILNEPRYIEAAANAADHLLKTAESNHGRLRRTPETKQDQPSAYLDDYAMLIDGLLALHEATGEERWLAEAVKLQATQQKHFWDEAAGGYFFTPDDHSNLIVRGKLFTDGALPSGNAIAVSNLKKLAQQVPDQAEQYNQWAQQTIESSAQLLNDHPNSTARMAAELVEQ from the coding sequence ATGAAATACTTCGCTTTGTCGGCGCCAATCTTAGTGATAATCGCGGCGCATTTCGCTTCGGCGGAAGAGGGCACGAAGAAGAATCGCCTGCACCTCGAGCCTTCCGCGTACCTGCAGATGCATGCTGAGAACCCTGTCGATTGGTTTCCCTGGGGAGATGAAGCACTCAACAAAGCGAAAGAAGAGAACAAGCCGATCTTTCTTTCCATCGGCTATGCCAGCTGCCATTGGTGCCACGTGATGGAGAAGGAAAGCTTTTCCGATCCCGAGATTGCCGCCTATCTGAACAAGCATTTCGTCTGCATCAAAGTCGACCGCGAAGAACGGCCTGACATCGATGCCGTTTACATGCTCGCCACCCAGATCATGGCCAACAACGGCGGTTGGCCGTTGAATGTCTTCCTGACGCCGGACGGCAAACCGTTTATCGGAACCACGTATCTGCCGGCCGAAGATCGTGAAGTGCCGCTTGCCGATGGCCAGGCCGTCGGCGTGCAACCAGGCTTCATGACGCTCGCCAAACGGGTCGCGCTCGTTTGGAACGAACAACCTCAGCAGCTAACCGAAGTGGGCGACAACGTCACCAGAGCTTTGAAACAAGTCCTCGGTCGTCCTCTGCTTCCGCCTGAATTGGCCGACGCAGACAGTATCTTTCGCACGTTCGATCGGACACTCGAGCAAGAGTTCGATCCACGTTTCGGTGGGTTCGAATTTGAAGAAGGGAACGATCATCTTCCGAAGTTTCCACAGCCCTCTTACCTCGTCTATCTGTTGAAACGTAGCGACGCCGGACACGCGACCGCCGGCAACATGCTTCAACTGACGCTCGAGAAGATGGCTCACGGTGGCATCTACGATCAAGTCGGCGGCGGCTTTCACCGCTATAGTACCGATCGGCATTGGAAGATTCCTCACTTCGAGAAGATGCTGTACGACAACGCCCAATTGCTGCCGATCTATGCCGCCGCGTCGAAGTCGCTCGATCAACCGCAGTTTGCGGACGTCGCCCGTGGCATCGCCGATTTCATCCTTGCGGAAATGACCGGACCAGAAGGGCAGTTCTATAGCGCGATGGATGCCGACTCGGACGGGGAAGAAGGGGCCTACTACCGCTTCTCGCCAGAGGAACTGCAAGAGAAACTGTCGGCCGATCAGCTGCGTCTTGCGGAACAAGCATTCGGCATGACCGGCCAACCCAACTTCGAAGAGGCATACTATGTCCCACAGTTCCATGGTGCCCCGGAAGCGGACAAGCTGGCCGAGCTGAAGACGTCGCTGCTGGCCATCCGCAATCAACGGACCAAGCCGTTTCTCGACAAGAAGGTCATCACCAGTTGGAACGGGCTCATGATTCGCGGTCTCGCCGATGCCGGTCGAATCTTAAACGAGCCGCGATACATCGAAGCGGCAGCCAACGCCGCCGACCACTTGCTGAAAACGGCCGAAAGCAACCACGGACGACTTCGCCGCACGCCGGAAACCAAGCAGGACCAACCGAGTGCCTATCTGGACGACTATGCAATGCTGATCGACGGATTACTGGCGCTGCACGAGGCCACCGGCGAAGAACGCTGGCTTGCAGAAGCTGTCAAACTTCAAGCAACCCAGCAAAAGCACTTTTGGGACGAAGCAGCCGGCGGGTACTTCTTCACGCCGGACGATCACTCGAACTTGATTGTCCGCGGCAAACTGTTCACCGACGGAGCGTTACCCAGCGGAAACGCGATCGCGGTGAGCAACTTAAAAAAACTGGCCCAGCAAGTCCCCGATCAGGCCGAGCAGTACAACCAATGGGCCCAGCAAACGATCGAGTCTAGCGCCCAATTGCTCAACGACCACCCCAACAGCACCGCCCGCATGGCCGCGGAACTAGTCGAACAGTAG
- a CDS encoding ABC transporter ATP-binding protein, whose amino-acid sequence MKVRNVERTFTMGEVKVEVLKDLTLDVYDGEVLAMVGPSGSGKSTILNLIGGLDQPNRGSVMFDGIDLATVSSSALTKYRRKHVGFVFQFYNLVPNLTALENVLSAAELADQPLDAQEMLAKVGLAERMDHFPSQLSGGEQQRVAIARAVVKNPKLLLCDEPTGALDFETGISALELLLEFNRDLGTTILIITHNNALADVAHRVIHLRSGEIVKVEENAQPLPPSEVVW is encoded by the coding sequence TTGAAGGTTCGCAACGTCGAGCGAACGTTCACCATGGGCGAAGTGAAAGTCGAAGTCCTCAAAGACCTTACGCTCGACGTCTACGATGGCGAAGTGCTGGCGATGGTTGGCCCGAGCGGCTCCGGCAAGTCGACCATTTTGAACCTCATCGGCGGTCTCGATCAGCCCAACCGCGGCAGTGTGATGTTCGACGGAATCGATCTTGCCACGGTCTCGTCCAGTGCTCTGACGAAGTACCGCCGCAAGCATGTCGGGTTCGTTTTTCAGTTCTACAATCTCGTCCCGAACTTGACCGCCCTAGAGAACGTTCTGTCCGCGGCCGAGCTTGCCGACCAACCGCTCGATGCACAAGAGATGCTTGCGAAAGTAGGGCTGGCCGAGCGGATGGATCACTTCCCGTCGCAGCTTTCCGGCGGCGAACAACAACGCGTGGCCATCGCACGAGCCGTCGTCAAAAACCCCAAGCTCCTTTTGTGCGACGAACCGACTGGCGCCCTCGATTTCGAGACCGGAATCAGTGCATTGGAACTGCTGCTCGAGTTCAACCGCGACCTTGGAACAACCATCCTGATCATCACCCACAACAACGCTCTTGCGGACGTTGCGCACCGCGTCATTCACCTTCGCAGTGGCGAGATTGTCAAAGTCGAAGAGAACGCCCAACCGTTGCCGCCTTCGGAGGTGGTGTGGTGA
- a CDS encoding DUF1559 domain-containing protein, whose protein sequence is MSARKGFTLVELLVVIAIIGVLIALLLPAVQQAREAARRTSCFNNLKQIGLAMHNYHDTFGSFPSGYIATGSDTRTPLAEGEPGWGWASMILPQMEQGNISDGLIDFRLSIHNGTNQAARETIIQAYACPSDQAPQLFEMHDHDENELFDIASANYVGSFGTIELHDCEGLAAGQRCDGDGMLGHNSKRAMRDVTDGTSHTLMVGERATSLGGSDELLFSTWVGAVSEGEEAIARILGVADHAPNSQYEEDHDDHGHGHEEHHLDDFGSRHPAGTNFVFADGSAHLITETIDLDIYRALATRSGGEVVPGDAY, encoded by the coding sequence ATGTCCGCACGCAAAGGTTTCACCCTCGTCGAACTTCTAGTTGTCATCGCCATCATCGGTGTGTTGATTGCCCTGTTGCTTCCTGCCGTTCAACAAGCTCGCGAAGCGGCTCGCCGAACTTCCTGCTTCAACAACTTGAAGCAAATCGGCTTGGCCATGCACAACTATCACGATACGTTCGGCTCGTTCCCCAGCGGTTACATCGCCACGGGTTCCGATACGCGAACTCCACTTGCCGAGGGCGAACCTGGCTGGGGCTGGGCCTCGATGATCTTGCCGCAGATGGAACAAGGCAACATCTCCGATGGCCTGATCGATTTCCGTTTGAGCATTCACAACGGTACCAACCAAGCCGCGCGGGAAACCATCATTCAGGCCTACGCCTGCCCTAGCGATCAAGCACCGCAGCTGTTCGAGATGCACGACCACGACGAAAACGAATTGTTCGACATCGCTTCGGCCAACTACGTCGGTTCGTTCGGTACCATCGAACTGCACGACTGCGAAGGTCTCGCCGCCGGGCAGCGCTGCGACGGCGACGGCATGCTCGGTCACAACAGCAAGCGAGCCATGCGAGACGTCACCGATGGAACCAGCCACACGCTGATGGTCGGCGAACGAGCGACTTCGCTCGGCGGTTCGGACGAACTGCTCTTCAGCACTTGGGTGGGTGCGGTTAGTGAAGGGGAAGAAGCGATTGCCCGGATCCTGGGTGTCGCCGATCACGCTCCGAACAGCCAGTACGAAGAAGATCACGACGATCACGGACATGGCCACGAAGAACACCACCTCGACGACTTCGGTAGCCGCCACCCAGCTGGTACCAACTTTGTCTTCGCCGACGGTTCGGCCCACCTGATCACCGAAACGATCGACCTCGACATCTACCGAGCTCTCGCCACCCGCTCTGGCGGCGAAGTGGTTCCGGGCGATGCTTACTAA
- a CDS encoding prolyl oligopeptidase family serine peptidase, protein MLPLRFLSVCTLLFVSASSLFAQGTAADYQRMDQLGRMTAGKVFRDEVVPQWLPSGDQLWYRVKTGPGQHEFVLVDAVQGKRDVAFDHAELARQLSEQLSENFTAGKLPFQAIRFAEDLAAITFEVQGQLFQFDRHKSELTKIDDPTADQMVNDASQRKPYPSADKGGEVQLKVMNVLPEMIRLFWIDRDGRPKHYEDIQANQEAQQRTFAGHVWMVLNRRGQLLAVYEATDPISLLKVDGKNARDMPRRRRRGRDREPSRSRNTSPDKQWTASIENHNLVVRKEGSDETIRLTTDGTAEKFLDGRFRWSADSKRLIVMEVTPGQGREVTFVESSPEDQLQPKVHTFRYDKPGDKIRQTWPRLFDLETMEEITLDRSLFENPYAVSEEAWQDDSSEFRFLYNQRGHQALRLLAITRDGTVRTIVDETSETFIDYTNKVYYEPQPGTDELIWMSERSGWNHLYLIDTKTGDVKNPITQGEWVVREVEKVDPEKRQIWFTAGGIAAGQDPYFLHHCRVNFDGSDLVMLTEGDGTHSIEYSPDGRYLIDRYSRVDLPKVHTLRSAEDGSLVCELERADATSLLETGWKMTEPFVAKGRDGETDIYGVIYFPTNYDPAKKYPVIEYIYAGPHGAFVPKSFQSHSARREMAELGFIVVQIDGMGTNYRSRAFHDVCWKNLADGGFPDRIAWMNAAAEKFPAMDLSRVGIYGGSAGGQNALSALLQHGDFYDAAVADCGCHDNRMDKIWWNEQWMGWPVDESYAQNSNVTHAHKLRGNLFLIVGEMDTNVDPASTMQVVNALIKADKDFDLLVVPGAGHGIGSGRYGMRRTKDFFVRTLHGAEPRR, encoded by the coding sequence ATGTTGCCGCTTCGCTTTCTTTCGGTTTGCACGTTGTTGTTCGTCTCGGCTTCTTCGCTCTTCGCCCAGGGAACCGCGGCCGACTATCAGCGGATGGATCAACTGGGACGAATGACGGCCGGGAAAGTCTTTCGCGATGAAGTCGTGCCGCAGTGGCTGCCCAGTGGCGATCAGCTTTGGTACCGCGTAAAGACCGGCCCTGGCCAACACGAGTTCGTGCTTGTCGACGCCGTGCAGGGGAAACGGGACGTGGCGTTCGATCATGCCGAGCTGGCCCGGCAACTTAGCGAGCAGCTTTCTGAGAACTTCACTGCCGGCAAACTGCCGTTTCAAGCAATCCGCTTTGCTGAAGATCTTGCCGCGATTACGTTCGAAGTGCAGGGTCAGCTCTTTCAGTTCGATCGCCATAAATCTGAACTGACGAAGATCGACGATCCCACGGCCGATCAAATGGTGAACGATGCCAGCCAGCGAAAGCCCTATCCGTCGGCAGACAAAGGGGGCGAAGTTCAACTGAAAGTGATGAACGTTTTGCCTGAAATGATTCGCCTGTTCTGGATCGATCGCGACGGTCGGCCGAAACATTACGAAGACATCCAAGCCAATCAGGAAGCACAACAACGTACCTTTGCCGGGCATGTCTGGATGGTCCTGAATCGCCGGGGCCAATTGCTTGCCGTTTATGAAGCGACCGACCCGATTAGCCTGCTGAAAGTCGACGGCAAGAATGCCCGCGACATGCCCCGCCGTCGCCGACGTGGGCGCGATCGTGAACCCTCGCGTTCGCGAAATACCTCGCCGGATAAGCAGTGGACCGCTTCGATCGAAAACCACAACCTGGTCGTCCGCAAAGAGGGATCGGATGAAACGATTCGTTTAACGACCGACGGCACCGCCGAGAAGTTCCTCGACGGCCGCTTCCGCTGGTCGGCCGATTCCAAGCGTTTGATCGTCATGGAAGTAACGCCAGGGCAGGGGCGCGAGGTAACGTTCGTCGAGTCGTCGCCGGAAGATCAACTGCAGCCCAAAGTGCACACCTTCCGCTACGACAAGCCTGGCGACAAGATCCGCCAAACCTGGCCGCGGCTGTTCGACTTGGAAACGATGGAAGAGATTACGCTCGACCGGAGCTTGTTCGAGAACCCGTACGCCGTCAGCGAAGAAGCCTGGCAAGACGATAGCAGCGAGTTCCGTTTTCTGTACAACCAGCGAGGGCACCAGGCACTGCGACTGTTGGCTATCACGCGTGACGGTACGGTTCGTACGATCGTTGACGAAACGAGCGAGACGTTCATTGATTACACCAACAAAGTTTATTACGAGCCGCAGCCAGGCACCGACGAGCTTATCTGGATGTCCGAGCGCAGCGGTTGGAATCACTTGTATCTCATCGACACAAAGACAGGCGACGTGAAAAACCCAATCACGCAAGGCGAGTGGGTTGTGCGCGAAGTCGAGAAAGTCGATCCCGAGAAACGGCAAATCTGGTTCACGGCCGGAGGCATCGCTGCTGGGCAAGATCCTTACTTCCTACACCATTGCCGCGTTAACTTCGATGGCTCTGATCTCGTCATGCTGACCGAAGGAGACGGTACGCATTCGATCGAATACTCGCCAGACGGTCGCTATCTGATCGATCGTTACAGCCGAGTCGATCTGCCGAAAGTCCACACGCTGCGAAGCGCCGAAGATGGATCGTTGGTGTGCGAGCTCGAACGTGCCGATGCGACTTCACTGCTGGAAACCGGCTGGAAGATGACCGAGCCGTTTGTTGCCAAAGGACGTGACGGCGAAACCGACATCTACGGGGTGATCTACTTTCCGACTAACTACGATCCCGCTAAGAAGTACCCGGTGATCGAATACATTTATGCCGGCCCGCACGGAGCGTTCGTTCCGAAGAGCTTTCAATCGCACAGCGCTCGGCGCGAGATGGCCGAGTTAGGATTCATCGTTGTGCAGATCGATGGCATGGGAACCAATTACCGCAGTCGTGCGTTTCATGATGTCTGCTGGAAGAACCTGGCCGACGGCGGCTTCCCGGATCGTATTGCTTGGATGAACGCCGCGGCGGAGAAATTCCCCGCGATGGATCTCAGCCGCGTCGGTATCTATGGTGGTTCGGCCGGTGGACAGAATGCCCTTTCGGCACTGCTGCAGCATGGCGACTTTTACGACGCCGCCGTTGCCGACTGTGGTTGCCATGACAATCGGATGGATAAAATCTGGTGGAACGAACAATGGATGGGCTGGCCGGTTGACGAGTCGTACGCTCAGAACTCGAACGTGACCCACGCCCACAAACTGCGTGGCAATCTTTTCCTGATCGTTGGCGAGATGGACACCAACGTCGATCCTGCCAGCACCATGCAAGTCGTGAACGCGTTGATCAAAGCCGATAAAGATTTCGACTTGCTCGTCGTTCCCGGCGCCGGGCATGGCATCGGCAGCGGACGATACGGAATGCGACGCACCAAAGACTTCTTCGTCCGCACGCTGCATGGTGCCGAGCCGCGAAGATAA